The Aquipuribacter hungaricus genome includes a region encoding these proteins:
- a CDS encoding 2-oxoglutarate dehydrogenase E1 subunit family protein: MDDSTHHDRKKATHAVPQQTPADDPMAGFGPNEWLVEELREAYRADPGSVAPEWREFFSDGAPGPDGDSPADAPAAHEGAPLREPAAEPVPVAAP, encoded by the coding sequence GTGGACGACTCCACGCACCACGATCGGAAGAAGGCGACGCACGCCGTGCCACAGCAGACCCCGGCAGACGACCCGATGGCGGGCTTCGGCCCCAACGAGTGGCTCGTCGAGGAGCTGCGGGAGGCCTACCGCGCGGACCCGGGCAGCGTCGCCCCGGAGTGGCGCGAGTTCTTCTCCGACGGCGCGCCGGGCCCCGACGGGGACAGCCCGGCCGACGCGCCCGCCGCCCACGAGGGGGCACCGCTGCGGGAGCCCGCCGCCGAGCCCGTGCCCGTCGCGGCACCC